The DNA sequence CGCCGCTCGACGCTCCCAGAGCCTGGACGTCGGCACCAGGCCCCACAGGGACAGCGGGTCCGGGTGGGACCACGCCTGCGCCTCCCGCTGCTGGGTGATCACCTTGCGGACGCGCCTGCGGCTGATCGACAGGTACCGCATGTAGTCGCGCCGCTCGCCGAGCAGCGCCCGCTTGCGGTCCCCGGACGCCCGGACGATCTGCGACACCAACATGCCGACGGCCGACAGTGCCATGAGTCCGATGGCGACGTACATCATGGGGCCGCCACCGCTGCCGGGGCGAAGGAAGATGAGCACCATGCCGAGCGAACTGAGCGCCATCGGCATGTACGTGATCATGTTGCCCATCGCGCTCTGCGTCTCCGGCACCGTGGGCGGCTCCTGGAGGCTCAGTTCGCCTTGGGGCATCTCGGGGCCAAGACGCCGGGGAGGCCTCTTGAAGAGGACCACGCTCAAAGGGAATCGCCTTCCTGGGGGTGTCGACGGTCGCCGGAACGCGTCTTCCGGGTGACAGGAAAACAGACGCTCCGGGTACGGCCGACGGTGCGGGAGTGCAGGCCGGAGCGGGCGGGACGCGGCCGCTGTTCCCGGCGGCACCCCACAACGTACAGACTGCACGCACAAGTTAATGTGATCAATCTGACCGCGTCGACCACTGTCATGGAAGGCGATGAAACGCGCTTGACCGACATTTCCGCGGCACCTCTGTGCCGCCTCACGGTGCTGACGCCCGATCGCTCCGTGGAACTCGCCGTACCGTCCGACATCGTGCTCGCCGACCTCATGCCGACCATCGTCGACCACGGGGGCGCCGACCTCTACGAACGTGGCGCCCAGGCGGGCGGCTGGGTCCTGCAACGGCTGGGCCAGGAACCCCTCGACGACGAGAACACCCTCGGCGACCTCGGCCTGCACGACGGCGAGACGGTGCACCTGCGGCTGCGGGGGGACGCACTCCCCGAGATCCACTACGACGACCTCGTGGACGGACTCTCCACCCGGCTGAGGGAACGCCCCGACTCCTGGCGGCCCGTGTGGTCGCACCACCTCATGACCGGTCTCGCCCTGAGCGCCCTCGCCACGGGGCTGCTGCTCCTGCTGCTGCCCGGGCCCCCGGGCCTCAGGGCGGTCATCGCCGCGGCGACCGCGGTCCTCCTGCTGGCCGGTGCGGCGGCCGCCTCCCGGGCGGTCGGCGATGTCGGCGCGGGCGGTGCGCTCGGCGCGGCGGCCATTCCCTTCTTCGCCCTGACCGGCGCCCTGGTGCCCCAAGGCGCCGCGTCCGACGCGGAACTGGGCGCACGTCTGCTGGCGGGCTGCTCCGCGGCGGCCGGCGCCGCCGTGCTCGCGCTGGCCGCTGTCGGGGCGTGCGCCCCGCTGTTCCTGGCCGCCGCCCTGGCCGCCGTCCTCGGCGCCGTCGCGGGAGCGGTCATGCTCTTCGGCGTCCCCGTGACCGGCACCGCCGCGCCGCTGATCCTGGCGATCGTCCTGCTGGGGAACTTCCTGCCGTCGCTGGCGTTCCGTCTGTCCGGTCTGAAGGTGCCGCTGCTGCCCACCAACGCGGGGCAGCTCCAGGAGGGCATCGAGCCCACCCCCGACGAGCGGATCGCCGCCCGCGGAGCCGTTGCCGACGGCTATCTCACCGGCCTCTACGGTGCCACCGGCCTGGTCGCCGCGGGCTGCCTCACAACCCTGGCGCTCGAGACGTCCTGGGCGCCGCTGACCCTGGCCGCGGTCCTGTGCGCGCTGATGTTCACGCACGCGCGGGGGATCGGCGGCGCCTGGCAGCGCCTCGCCGTCGTCCTGCCCGCCGCCTACGGTTCCCTGGCCCTGGTGGTGCAGCTCGTCCTGCGTACCGACGAGGGCTCCCGGCCGCTGCTGCTCGCCGGTCTGCTGGCCGTCGCCGCGGTGCTCGCGATCACGGGCTGGACGCTTCCCGGCCGCCGCCTGGTGCCCTACTGGGGTCGCGCGGTCGACCTGCTCCAACTGCTCTTCGCCATCGCCCTCGTCCCGCTGGCCCTGCTCGTCGCCGGTCTCTACGGGTATCTGCGGGGCCTCAACAGCTGAGCCGACGCTCCGGCGTCCGCTGCCGGAAAGCCGGAAGATCCCGGGGGCCGAGGCGCAGAGCCCCGGACCCACGGGCCCTCGCGCGCCGGGCCGACGCCCGGTCGGAAAGGCAAGGAATGCAGTCCAGGCGGGACCAGGTCCACGCGCACATGTTCGTCATGAGCCGGCTGTCACTGGGAATGCTCCGGGACGACCCGGACGCCCCCGAGTCGGCCCACCGGCGGACCACGAAGGGGTTCGTCATCGGTCTCGTGGTCGCGGCGCTGGCCGCGCTCGTCGTCGCGGTGTACGGGCTGGTGGTGCCCGGCGGTTCGAACGCGTGGAAGGCCACCGGAACGCTGGTGATCGACGAACGTTCGGGCGCCCGCTACCTCACCCTCGACGGAGTCCTCCACCCGGTCCTGAACGAGACCTCCGCCCGGCTGCTGGCGGGCGACCGGATGAAGGCCGTGAGCGTGGAGCCGGCCTCCATCGAGGACGCGCCGCGCGGTGCGACCGTGGGCATCGTCGGCGCACCGGATCCGCTGCCGCGGGCGGACTTGCTCAGTCGCGAGGCCTGGTCGGTGTGCGCCACCCGGCCCGACGCCGCCGAGGCCCCCCTGCTCACCCTGGCCGTCGGTCAGTCCGCCAAGGGCAGGCCCGTCGCCTCGGACCGCGCCACTCTGGTCCGTTCCGTCCCGGGCGATGACACCTACCTCCTCTGGCACGGCACCCGGCTACGGCTGAGCACCGCGAACTACGCGCTCCAAGCGCTGGGTTACGACCCGGGCGGGGCGTACCCGGTACCCGACGCCTTCCTCAACGCGCTGCCCCCGGGCCCGGACCTGGCGGTGCCGGAGGTGGCCCGGCGCGGCAAGGCGGGCCCGACGCTGGCAGGGCGCCCGACACGGATCGGGCAGCTCTTCGAAGGTCCCGGCGGCCGCTATCTGTTGACGGAGAGCGGGCTGACCGAGGTCACCGCACTGGAGGAGGCGCTGTTGAAGGGCGACCCGCGTACCCAGCGGACGGCCTACGACGGCGAGACGGTGGTTCTTCCCACGATCGGTCCGGACGATCTGGCACGCCATCAGGACCCCAAGCCGACCCGGCTCGTCGGGGCCGGCGGAGGTAACGTGCCGACCGGTCTGCCCACGCCCAGCCCCGTCGGCGCGGGCGAGGGCGTCTGCGCCGTCGTCGGCAGTGCGGACGGCAGGCCGACGGTCTCGGTCGTCCTGCCCCGCGCGGCTTCGGTGAGCGGCCGTCCGGTCTCCAACCAGCCCGGGATCTCGGTGGGTTCCGGAGCAGCGGACCTGTTCGCGGTGCGTCCGGGAGGCGGAGCGCTCGTCACGGCGCTCTCCTCCGCGGGGACGGCCACGGCGCACTACCTGGTGACGGAGTCGGGCGCCAAGTACCCGGTACCCGGGGGCGAGAAGGGGCTCCAGCGGCTCGGATACGGAGTGGATCGGTCCGTGCCCGTCCCCTCGGGGGTCCTCGGGATGCTCGCCTCCGGACCCGCGCTCGACGGAACGGCCTTGTTGGAGCGAGGACTCGTGGAGGCGTCGCGGAGCACGGCGCCCCGATAGTCGATTCGCCCGCCGGTGAGAAGAATTGAGGTTTCTCTGAGGAAGGGCGAGCCGAGGGATACAGGCCTTCTACGGCATTCGCGCAGCTCACGGCCGTATCGAAGAGGAACGCTCAGATTGTCGGGGAGCACAGGTGCCAATACCCCGGGCGGCGTATTAACCTGATCATCCGTC is a window from the Streptomyces sp. MMBL 11-1 genome containing:
- the eccD gene encoding type VII secretion integral membrane protein EccD, which codes for MTDISAAPLCRLTVLTPDRSVELAVPSDIVLADLMPTIVDHGGADLYERGAQAGGWVLQRLGQEPLDDENTLGDLGLHDGETVHLRLRGDALPEIHYDDLVDGLSTRLRERPDSWRPVWSHHLMTGLALSALATGLLLLLLPGPPGLRAVIAAATAVLLLAGAAAASRAVGDVGAGGALGAAAIPFFALTGALVPQGAASDAELGARLLAGCSAAAGAAVLALAAVGACAPLFLAAALAAVLGAVAGAVMLFGVPVTGTAAPLILAIVLLGNFLPSLAFRLSGLKVPLLPTNAGQLQEGIEPTPDERIAARGAVADGYLTGLYGATGLVAAGCLTTLALETSWAPLTLAAVLCALMFTHARGIGGAWQRLAVVLPAAYGSLALVVQLVLRTDEGSRPLLLAGLLAVAAVLAITGWTLPGRRLVPYWGRAVDLLQLLFAIALVPLALLVAGLYGYLRGLNS
- the eccB gene encoding type VII secretion protein EccB, translated to MQSRRDQVHAHMFVMSRLSLGMLRDDPDAPESAHRRTTKGFVIGLVVAALAALVVAVYGLVVPGGSNAWKATGTLVIDERSGARYLTLDGVLHPVLNETSARLLAGDRMKAVSVEPASIEDAPRGATVGIVGAPDPLPRADLLSREAWSVCATRPDAAEAPLLTLAVGQSAKGRPVASDRATLVRSVPGDDTYLLWHGTRLRLSTANYALQALGYDPGGAYPVPDAFLNALPPGPDLAVPEVARRGKAGPTLAGRPTRIGQLFEGPGGRYLLTESGLTEVTALEEALLKGDPRTQRTAYDGETVVLPTIGPDDLARHQDPKPTRLVGAGGGNVPTGLPTPSPVGAGEGVCAVVGSADGRPTVSVVLPRAASVSGRPVSNQPGISVGSGAADLFAVRPGGGALVTALSSAGTATAHYLVTESGAKYPVPGGEKGLQRLGYGVDRSVPVPSGVLGMLASGPALDGTALLERGLVEASRSTAPR